The window CAATCATGACCATATTTGTGGTGCAGTTTTTCCTGCTGTGCATCAAAAAAGTACGGAAGAGCTATAACTTTATGCTTCCTCTGCTTTGTATTTCAGTCTTTCTGAGCGTTTTGTTTGAAAAACCCTCAGTTCTGATTTTTCCGGCCTTCAGCCCGACCCCCTTGGGTGAGTATGCCATATATCGTCCGACCTTGATTGAAATTTTCAACGTTCTGTTCGTCTGGGCGGGCGGTTTTATCCTGCTGACTATGGTCCTTAAGGGTGTGGTTGGCGTTTTGGTTGGTGATGTGCAAGATTCCAGTGTAGCAGTGGAAGGAGGTGCAAAATGATTTCAGCGAGAAAATACATGAGAGCAGCGGTTCTCGTCGGCCTTTTCTTCGTAGCGATCAGCGGCCTGGTCCTTCATAACATGCCTGGAGAGGCTGTGGCGCAAGAAGATGCGGCACAACATGAGGAGTCTGGCGCAGCAGTACAAGAAGCTCCAGCTGAGGCTACACAAGAAGAGGCAGCAGTAGAGCAAGAAGCTCCGGCTGAGGTTGCGCAAGAAGAGCCAGCAGTAGAGCAAGAAGCTCCGGCTGATACTGCACAAGAAGAGCCAGCAGTAGAGCAAGAAGCTCCAGCGGATGCGGCACCAGCCACCTCTGCTGCGGGAGTTGAGTGCTATGAAAGTAGAAAAGATGCCACCAAGATTTTGCAGGTGCAAAATGCAAACCCCAAATACGGTTATCCCAATGTGAAGTGTTCACCCACCACAGGGGCCGTTCTTTGGTACGGCGATCCCTACACCGGGACTGAGCCTATTGGGGAAATGCCGAAATACGGCGATAAGACTGATGGAGACTTTGCTCAGGCTGTGATCAGACCTCGTACGGGGCACCTGAAAACAATCCAGCAGACAAACATGCAGTGCAGTGGCTGTCATCAGGCTCCTCCTCAGCAGACAAATCCTCGTCAATTGATGATGCACCAGGATATCGTGAGCGACGCGAGCAAGTTACAGCATGGTCGCGGTGCTATCTGGTGTCTTGACTGCCATAATGCTGAAAATCGTGACACCCTTATTGACCAACAAGGCAATGAGGTGAGCTTCAATCAGTCCCAGAAGGTCTGCGGTAGTTGTCACGGTGATCTCTACAGCGACTGGCGCATGGGCCTCCACGGCAAACGCACCGGTGAATGGAAAGTCGGTGGGAAGAAACGCTGGTGGACCTGTACAGAATGCCATAACCCGCATACTGTTCAAGAGCATCGTTTTGATCCGGTTAAACCCGAGCCACCACCTGCTCTGCCTCGTGGTATGAGCAAAGATGACCTCAAGGGTGCTGAGGGACACGGTGGTCACGGCGGTGGTCATTGATTTGCACAGCAACCAATCGAAGTAACGAGCTTTAAAAAAGGCCGGAGACAATGTCTTCGGCCTTTTTGTTTTTGAGCTGGTGGTGAGAGAGGGAAGGGGGCTGTTATCCTCACTCAGAGTGAGGAGGGAGTGTTTTTTCTGGTGCGACGTATCGCAAGTGCATTATGCCCTGTTGGCTTCATCAGCCTTGATTAAGGTGGAGATCTTTTCGTCATTCTTTTCCTGGATAATCTTTTTGAAATCCGCATTAACGAGGCATAACATCTGGGCGATATGCTTTGCTACATTTCCCGGGCGGAGAATTAAGGAATTGGAGCTGCCCGGAGGGTTGACGACGTTATACTCTTTCATGAAAGTACCTCCTTAATTTTAAATGATTAATTCATGTAGGTGTTTGTCGAAAGTTGAAGAACACGGGCAGGTGATGCAAAGCTCAAGCACCTGCCAGCTCATTAAACGCATGTCTTTCCTGCGCATTACCAACAACCGCGACCAAATCGCCACCTTGAAACGTATAATCCACTTGAGGATTAGAATAGAATTCTTTCCCTTGGATGATCCCCACAATTGACGCCCCTGTCTTGGTACGAACAGCGGCCTCTCCGATATTTTTATTGGCAAGAGGACTTTCCGGGGAGATCGTTACCCATGAGATTTCCAGCATGTTTTTTATATTGCCAAGTTTTGCCAAAAGATCATGCCCATCCTTGGGGTGATAAATTGACGAATATAAATTTTGCCGGACATCGTCTGTATATTGCTGAATAACACTCACAGGGACATCAAAATGCAGAAGCGCCTGCCGTGCAATTTCCAACCCCGCTTCCATCTCAGGCAATACAGCCATATATATGCCGCTTTCATATAAGGCCTGCGTTTGTTTGATACCATCGGCCCGGGCAATGATGTGGAGTTCAGAATTATGCCGACGTGATAGCCGGACAATGGATTGTGAGGTTGTGACATCAGGGGTAGTTATGAGTAAGAGTTTTGCTGAAGTAACCTTGGCAAGCTCAAGAACCGTTGCATGGTTTATATCGCCGTAAATAACTGGGTACTCAGCTTCTTTGCATTCAAGCATGCGCTGGTGATTTACCTCAACAATCACAAAAGGTATGCTGAGTTGTCTCAGGACCTGCGCAATGTGTTGGCCTACCCGTCCACCTCCGGCAATGATGATATGGTTCTTTAAGCCAGACTGGGGAAGGTTTTCTGTTTGCAGCGGTTCCTGCTTGAATCGGCGCTTTTTCAGTTTGTAGAGTGGTGCTGCCAAGGCCGAGGCAAAGGGGGTCAGGACCATACTCAAGACGGACACGGCAAGCACGAGAGAATACATGTCCTGGTCAATAGACTTTGTCTCAAGTCCCAATCGTGCAAGGACAAAGGAAAATTCACCGATCTGGAACAACCCGAATCCAACGGCAATCGGAATAATATTGCCATAGCGAAACAGGACCGCCAGCATGGAGAAAATTGTCCCTTTGAAGACCGCGATAGCGAGACATAGGGAGAGAATCCGAACCCAATTGTCAAATAAATATATGGGGTCAAGCAGCATGCCGACGGATGTAAAAAACAAAAGACCGAAAATATCTCTGAGGGGAATAATGTCACTCAGGGCCTGGTGGCCATAATCAGACTCGCTCAAAACCATTCCGGCAACAAAGGCGCCAAAAGCAAAAGACAGCCCGAAAAGGTAGGTGGCATAGCCTATACCGAGACCTATGGCAGTGATAGATAAAATGAAAAGCTCTCGTGAATTCCACTGCGCAACATGCTCCATCAGCCACGGAAGCAGCTTCCTGCCAAAATAAAACATCAAAACCAGGAAAACGACAGATTTAACTATGGCGATGGCCAGGATTGGCAAACCTGCTTCAGGATTGCTGAGCTGCGGGAGAATAATCATCATCGGGATGATGGCTAAATCCTGAATAATGAGCATCCCGATCATGACCCGGCTGGAGAGTGTTCCTAAAAGCCCTCTGCTCATCAGGGTTTTTAAGGTCACCATTGTGCTGGAAAGTGATATGAGGGAGCCAAACCATATGGCATGCGCGAAAGAAAGGCCTAGGTATCTGCCAAGAGCAAAGCCGAAGCTAATGGTCAGCAGAATTTGTATTGGTGTCCCTAAGAGGGCGATGTTACGAACCGGCCTCAATTCACTGAGAGAAAATTCCAAACCCAAAGCAAAGAGAAGAAGGGCCACGCCGATTTCTGCCAGCAGCTCAATTTCATGGAGATCTCCGACTGTCACCCCGCCGGTATATGGCCCCACAACAATACCTGCTGCAATATAGCCTAAAATCAACGGTTGTTTGGCCCGCTGGGCAATAAGTGCGCCAATTAAGGCGGCAACGACAATGATAACAATATCTGCGGCTACACCCATTTTGTTCCCATCTTTTGTGTTTGTATTGAGTTGTTCATGCTGTTTTGAGTCAGCAGCTTGGATCTGGTATGAAAGGTGTAAATTTAATCAGTTATGCTCAATGAGTAAATAGGAAAGAACAGCTCGGGTAATCTCATATCTTCTTGCATTCATTTCGCCTTTATTTCTATGTAGCTGTCGAGAAAAAGCTTGCTGATGATTTTACAGTCTGATGGGCAAAAACGATGGCCTGCCGGGGTAACGTCTACCCCGGTTTCCTTGGAAAAACATCGCTAATCCCCCTGACAATTTATCGATATAATCCGATCCAATCATCAAGTATCAAACGGACTGTTTATCGAGTATCAAGTGAATCATTCATCGAGCGTAGAGTGGATCACTTATCGCCCGTAGAGTAATGTACTCTACGCCCGTAATCAGAACCAGTCATCGGGTATCAAATAGATTTTTTATCGAGTATCAAACGAACCCTTCAGCGGGCGTAATTTTATCAAATGAACGGCAGCGCTTTATACCGGGATGCGCCTGGGCTGGCTCTGCGCGATAATCGTTCAGTAATCTTGAGAAAGCTCTTAGCAGGACATGCTGCGGGAGAAACGGTCTGTTCAGCTTCTATCCCGAAAACTGGGTACTGAGGGAAACAAGCCCGGGTCGGTATGGGGGATAAAGCGGGAGCCGGAAAAGCGGATCATGAATTCCTGGTTCACATTTAGTTCGATATAGGTGATCTTGCGGGCGATTTTCAGGGATTGCTCAAAGGCCTTGTGGTCAAGCAGGACTAACTCGGCACCGCGCAGGGAGCTGTTGCCAACCGGCTGAAAGGTGGAAAGGGGGAGGTCCGGCAGCATGCCGAGGGTAATGGCCTGCCGGGGATTGATGTGTTTGCCAAAGGCTCCGGCCACGGAGATGCGGGACAAATCACTGAATTCCAGCCCGACCTGCCCGATCAGCGTCACCAGAATAGCGTACATGGCAGCCTTGGAGCGCATCATGGCATCCAAATCAAGCTGACTGAGGAGCACCGGCTCATCATTGCCAGATTCTCCGGCGGCAATGAGCAGAAAGACCTGCTCTCCGTCCATCTCCAGTAAACGTTCCTCAACAAAAGCTTTCTGCGCCTCTGATTGATCAGGGAACGAGGCCTGGAATTTCCCCCGCAGATCGACAATACGGGCGAGATAAAGCTCTGCTACCAGGTCGATTAAGCCGGAACCGCAGAGCCCTACCGGCGGTGCCTCCCCGATACTGCGCCAAGTGAGCTGCCAATTCTCCCTATCAATGGCTACATGCTCGACTGCGCCAGCAGCAGCTCGCATGCCCATTCGAGCTACCCCGCCTTCCAGGGCAGGGCCTGCTGCACCGGCGCAGGCAATGAGCCACTCGCTGTTTCCCATGACCACCTCAGCATTGGTACCCACATCTATGAGCATGCAGGTCTCCTCGCCCTGATCAAGGCCAGTTGCCAGGATGCCGGACATCAGGTCTCCCCCGAAATAACTTCCTTTGCCCGGTAATACCCGCACGGTTGCCTGGGGATGAAGTTGCAGCCCGATCTCCTGGGCCAGGAAAGGATCAGGGGCATTCACTAGGGGGATGTACGGTTCCCGGCAGATGTGACGTGGATTGAGGCCGAGCAGGAGGTGAACCATCGTCGTGTTGCCTGAGATAGCGGCAGCCTGCACTTCCTGGGGAGAGGCAGCTGCCTCTCTGCAGAGCTCGTCAAGGAGTTCATGGATAGAGGCAAGGACAGCCTCTTGTAACACAACCAGCCCTTGCCTTTCACCCTCTTTGCGTTCCGCGAAATGAATGCGACTGAGGATATCAGTTCCATAATTGACCTGGCGGTTGAGGACGGCAGCGTGGGCAATCGTCTCTCCGGTGAGGAGGTCCAGCAGGGTGGCCTCCAAATGGGTGGAACCGAGATCCAGGGCCAAGGCAGGCAGGCGTTTCGGTGCCTTGGCAAAGAAATCCACAAAGACAAGGCGGGTGGGCTCATATTGCACTACAGCATAGCCGGTAAAATCAGCAGCTCTGAATGCGGCGGCAAGAGTTGCCATACAGGAGAAGGGGATATGGATGGCGCAAGTACGCAAAGGCTCCGGCAATGACTCGGCTAAGGCGAGTTTCAGGCGATCAAGATCTGCGGTGTTATCCTGTAGGCTGGGCGGAGCGGCATTGACATGAACAAGGGATACCAAGGGGATTGTTTTTAGCAAGGAAGGACCTCCATCATCAAAAAGCTACCCTTTGGGGCAGAAGAAGAAATTGAACGAATCATATAGCTGCAAGCGGCGTGCAGGAAAAGCTTGCCCCTTTTGCGCCGGTAATACTTGACTGAACATCCTGCAACGGGTACTTACTGTACTAGCGTCAGCAGCAGAAATTTCATCTTTGCAGGAAGGTTGTAGAAATGCTTCCGCTGTCGTACCACAAAATATAAAATATGTCAGACCAACAGCACCCTTGTCAATAGTTGAACAATCATGGGACTTGATGGCGTAGAAATCATAATGAATATTGAACAGGCTTTCGGCCTTACTATTAAAGATGGTGAGGCCGAAAATGTAGTCACTGTTAACGACTTGTGTTTTTTAGTCAAGAAGAAGCTGGGAAACTCTCATCAATCTCAGTGCAAAACGAGCCGTGTTTTTTATAAGGTCCGCCGTTCACTTGTAGAAGTGTTTCATGTAAAGCGAGCTGATATAAGACCCTCTGTGCGGTTAAGTTCTCTTGTTCCCAAAGAAGACATTCGGAAAAACTGGGGAAGATTAAAAGCCGAGTTAGGGGTAAAGATACCAGATTTGCAAAGACCCCGCTGGCTTGAAGACGCTATACTGTATTTTACGCTCGTATTAGCTTTCTGTGCATTTTTCGCGTTTGGTCTTGAAGCATTTCAGCTCGGTCTGGCTGTAATAATATTTTCTATATTATCTGCTATAGCGTTATATAACGTGACGAAACCTCTGGGAATACATATTCCTGGCCATGTTGATAAGCTTTCACATTTTACTTATAGTGTGCTATCTCAAAATCCATCATTTATAGAAGAACAAAGAAACGCTTGGGCCGACAAAGAAGTCTTTAGGCTCGTACAGACGATAGTTGCTGAGCAAGTGAATTTGCCTATAGAAAAAGTAAAGCCGCAGTCATCGTTGATAGATGACCTTGGAATAGGTTGATTATTTTATTTAACAAATGTTCTTGCATATAAGCTGAGAGTCACCGGTGAGCTCACCTGCCTTACTGGCCTGAGATCCAACTAGAGATGCCTTTCAGTTTGCACGTCCCGTTTTTATATTTCCCCGAAACCCTGTAACACTGTGAATCTTCTAACCCGTTATATCCTGCTTCAGTTTTTAAAAAACATCATGATGCTCGTCCTGAGCTTCATTGCTATCTATCTGTTGATTGATTTTTTTGAAAAGATCGACAACTTCATGGAAAAGGGCAAGTCT is drawn from Candidatus Electrothrix aestuarii and contains these coding sequences:
- a CDS encoding cation:proton antiporter; the protein is MGVAADIVIIVVAALIGALIAQRAKQPLILGYIAAGIVVGPYTGGVTVGDLHEIELLAEIGVALLLFALGLEFSLSELRPVRNIALLGTPIQILLTISFGFALGRYLGLSFAHAIWFGSLISLSSTMVTLKTLMSRGLLGTLSSRVMIGMLIIQDLAIIPMMIILPQLSNPEAGLPILAIAIVKSVVFLVLMFYFGRKLLPWLMEHVAQWNSRELFILSITAIGLGIGYATYLFGLSFAFGAFVAGMVLSESDYGHQALSDIIPLRDIFGLLFFTSVGMLLDPIYLFDNWVRILSLCLAIAVFKGTIFSMLAVLFRYGNIIPIAVGFGLFQIGEFSFVLARLGLETKSIDQDMYSLVLAVSVLSMVLTPFASALAAPLYKLKKRRFKQEPLQTENLPQSGLKNHIIIAGGGRVGQHIAQVLRQLSIPFVIVEVNHQRMLECKEAEYPVIYGDINHATVLELAKVTSAKLLLITTPDVTTSQSIVRLSRRHNSELHIIARADGIKQTQALYESGIYMAVLPEMEAGLEIARQALLHFDVPVSVIQQYTDDVRQNLYSSIYHPKDGHDLLAKLGNIKNMLEISWVTISPESPLANKNIGEAAVRTKTGASIVGIIQGKEFYSNPQVDYTFQGGDLVAVVGNAQERHAFNELAGA
- a CDS encoding ASKHA domain-containing protein, coding for MLKTIPLVSLVHVNAAPPSLQDNTADLDRLKLALAESLPEPLRTCAIHIPFSCMATLAAAFRAADFTGYAVVQYEPTRLVFVDFFAKAPKRLPALALDLGSTHLEATLLDLLTGETIAHAAVLNRQVNYGTDILSRIHFAERKEGERQGLVVLQEAVLASIHELLDELCREAAASPQEVQAAAISGNTTMVHLLLGLNPRHICREPYIPLVNAPDPFLAQEIGLQLHPQATVRVLPGKGSYFGGDLMSGILATGLDQGEETCMLIDVGTNAEVVMGNSEWLIACAGAAGPALEGGVARMGMRAAAGAVEHVAIDRENWQLTWRSIGEAPPVGLCGSGLIDLVAELYLARIVDLRGKFQASFPDQSEAQKAFVEERLLEMDGEQVFLLIAAGESGNDEPVLLSQLDLDAMMRSKAAMYAILVTLIGQVGLEFSDLSRISVAGAFGKHINPRQAITLGMLPDLPLSTFQPVGNSSLRGAELVLLDHKAFEQSLKIARKITYIELNVNQEFMIRFSGSRFIPHTDPGLFPSVPSFRDRS